In Sphingobacterium sp. R2, the genomic stretch TTCTCTTTAAACCGATCGAATAAAAATGTTGTATCCAATTCAATTTTTTGTCATTTACAGGGTAATGTACCTGACTATAGTCCACTAAGCTGATTAACGGATGCTCTGGTTTGGGCAGACCGCAAAAGCTGTGAAATTCCGACAAGGAATGAAAGCGAAATGTATTCTCCATAGGTGTAAATTTACTTATTTTCTTTTTTTATTGGCACTAATTTCCTTTTTATACCCAAAGTGCGATGTCTTATTCGGCCGATTTGTCAAAACCGGTTGATACGGTATAGCTTTTCCACTTTTCAATCTCCGCTGTCAACATGTTGATTTTATTTTTTGCCAGTTCATACGCATCCTGGCCCATCAGTAAATGGACAGGAGGTTCTTGCAGTTTGCTCACCTCGATCAATAGTGTTGCGGCTCTCTGTGGATCGTTAACCTGATTTCCATTAATCTCGTGTTGGTGTGTGGCTTCGCTTTCGCGGGCGGTAATGTACGCTGCAATTGGATTGGCTGCGGTTTGTAGGGAGCCTTCGGATAGAAAGTCGGTTCTGAAGTATCCTGGGTAAACTACAGTTGTATGTACACCAAAAGGTTTCATTTCGGTCGCTAGGGCTTCGCTAAAACCAGCTACTGCGAATTTCGTGGAACAGTATACACCAAAGGCTGGGTAATTACCAACCAGACCGCCGATCGAGGCTATATTGAAAATGTGTCCCGATTGCTGACGGCGCATATGGGGCGCAATGTGGCGGATGACATTTAGTGATCCAAAAACATTGACCTCAAAGTTGCGGCGGGTTTCTGATTCGCTCAGTTCTTCAAGTGCGCCGGTCTGACCATAGCCAGCATTATTGACGAGCACATCAATTCTTCCGAAATAATCAATGGCCGAAAGTACCGCGCGGGCAACATCTTTGTCATCCGTAATGTCTACTTCCAGCGGTAGAAAGTTTTCCGCTTCACCAATTTCATTTTCCAGCGCCTTTTTTGTCCGCGATGTGGCAACGACAAGGTAATCTTGCGCAAGCAGCTCTTTAACTAAATTGAGACCTAACCCCTTAGAGGCACCGGTGACAAACCATACTTTTTGTGATTTCATGTGTTTCTGTTTTTAAATAAAAGAATAGTACAAAGGTGGTGAATCGCTGCACGACAGATGTAGGCAGATCAACGAATGTTGTAGCCATATCGGGGATGAGGTGTTTTTTTTTCTTTAAAACAATTTTTGCTTTAGCGTGCTTTATTTAGGAGTGATATCAATACTATCAAGACTGGTATCTCAAAAAATGGTTGAATTCTAAAAAAGTTGATATGTTACAAAAAAATGATGTT encodes the following:
- a CDS encoding oxidoreductase yields the protein MKSQKVWFVTGASKGLGLNLVKELLAQDYLVVATSRTKKALENEIGEAENFLPLEVDITDDKDVARAVLSAIDYFGRIDVLVNNAGYGQTGALEELSESETRRNFEVNVFGSLNVIRHIAPHMRRQQSGHIFNIASIGGLVGNYPAFGVYCSTKFAVAGFSEALATEMKPFGVHTTVVYPGYFRTDFLSEGSLQTAANPIAAYITARESEATHQHEINGNQVNDPQRAATLLIEVSKLQEPPVHLLMGQDAYELAKNKINMLTAEIEKWKSYTVSTGFDKSAE